In Juglans regia cultivar Chandler chromosome 13, Walnut 2.0, whole genome shotgun sequence, the following proteins share a genomic window:
- the LOC108997398 gene encoding uncharacterized protein LOC108997398: MNMASRMLSCAANLVTPPKLNGLPESSTTCYPSLLLLSSSSPSMAAAKVSVRIGSVKCKALGESSQNSVDRTVYQGIYGPWTVDSSDVREVVLYRAGLVTAASSFVVAASTALLPENSLLSDIIKQNLDLFYTIGAGGLGLSLVLIHIYVTEIKRTLQALWGLGVVGSLATYTSLALPAGENLVQYVVDHPLAVWFVGPLFAALTGLVFKEGLCYGKLEAGILTFIIPTVLLGHLTGLMDDGVKLTLLGSWMVLFVIFAGRKFTQPIKDDIGDKSVFVFNSLPEDKKKTLLEKLEQPKVQSDS; encoded by the exons ATGAACATGGCGTCGCGAATGTTATCATGTGCAGCAAACTTGGTCACTCCCCCCAAGCTCAATGGCTTGCCTGAATCTTCTACGACTTGTTACCCTTCACTACTACTACTGTCTTCATCTTCACCTTCAATGGCAGCAGCTAAGGTTTCGGTTCGAATTGGGTCGGTAAAGTGCAAGGCTCTGGGAGAGAGCTCTCAGAATTCCGTCGACCGTACGGTCTATCAGGGAATTTACGGCCCTTGGACCGTCGATTCCTCCGATGTTCGAGAG GTTGTTTTATACAGAGCGGGGTTGGTGACTGCTGCCTCGTCATTTGTTGTTGCTGCATCAACTGCCCTTTTACCTGAAAACTCTTTGTTAAGTGATATTATCAAGCAAAATCTTGATCTGTTTTACACAATTGGTGCTGGTGGGTTGGGCTTGTCTTTAGTTTTAATTCACATCTATGTTACTGAGATTAAGCGCACTCTTCAAGCACTGTGGGGACTTGGTGTTGTTGGATCTTTGGCAACTTACACGAGCCTTGCTCTACCAGCTGGTGAAAACTTGGTACAATATGTAGTCGATCACCCATTGGCAGTCTGGTTTGTTGGTCCTCTCTTTGCAGCACTAACAGGACTTGTATTCAAAGAAG GCCTCTGCTATGGAAAGCTGGAAGCTGGAATTCTCACATTCATTATACCTACAGTTCTTCTTGGGCACCTG ACTGGTTTGATGGATGATGGAGTAAAGCTTACTCTGCTAGGTTCGTGGATGGTCCTTTTTGTGATATTTGCCGGAAGGAAGTTTACTCAACCAATTAAG GATGACATTGGTGACAAATCTGTTTTCGTGTTCAATTCTCTTCCCGAAGACAAGAAGAAAACCTTGCTTGAGAAACTTGAGCAACCAAAAGTCCAGTCAGATTCTTAA